In Apus apus isolate bApuApu2 chromosome 25, bApuApu2.pri.cur, whole genome shotgun sequence, the following proteins share a genomic window:
- the ZNF652 gene encoding zinc finger protein 652, producing the protein MSQTASSCQQLVENCAAHVAGMAQEDGRRGQVPPTFYHGASQELDLSTKVYKRESGSPYSVLVDSKMSKPHLHEREEQPYFRENRAVGEVRAVKEDRENSDDSEEEEEEEDEVTYKREQIIVEVNLNNQTLNVSKGEKGVSSQSKETAVLKTSSEEEEGDSGEEATEDSNDYEENEGQKKKEKRVEKVSVAQRRTRRAASAAAATTSPPPRATRGRRKSVEPPKRKKKAAKEPKAPVQKSKCEEKETLTCEKCPRVFNTRWYLEKHMNVTHRRMQICDKCGKKFVLESELSLHQQTDCEKNIQCVSCNKSFKKLWSLHEHTKIVHGYAEKKFSCEICEKKFYTMAHVRKHMVAHTKDMPFTCETCGKSFKRSMSLKVHSLQHSGEKPFRCENCDERFQYKYQLRSHMSIHIGHKQFMCQWCGKDFNMKQYFDEHMKTHTGEKPFICEICGKSFTSRPNMKRHRRTHTGEKPYPCDVCGQRFRFSNMLKAHKEKCFRVTSPVNVSTAVQIPLSTTSPATTVPAVVNAPTTPTPPINLNPVSTLPPRPIPHPYSHLHLHPHPHHPHHLPVPPVPHLPPPPALFKSEPLNHRGQSEDSFLRHLAEKNSSAQHH; encoded by the exons ATGAGTCAAACAGCCAGTTCTTGCCAACAGTTGGTTGAAAACTGCGCCGCGCATGTAGCAGGGATGGCGCAAGAGGACGGTCGCCGTGGTCAAGTGCCACCCACCTTTTATCATGGTGCCAGCCAGGAACTTGATCTGTCCACCAAAGTGTACAAGAGGGAGTCAGGAAGCCCTTACTcggtgctggtggacagcaaAATGAGTAAACCACATCTCCATGAGAGAGAGGAGCAGCCGTATTTCAGGGAGAACAGAGCGGTAGGAGAGGTCCGGGCTGTGAAAGAAGATAGAGAAAACTCTGACGActctgaggaggaggaagaggaggaagatgaagtGACTTACAAAAGGGAGCAGATTATAGTAGAGGTAAACCTTAACAACCAAACCTTAAATGTATCAAAAGGGGAGAAGGGTGTCTCCTCCCAGTCCAAAGAGACTGCTGTTCTTAAGACCagcagtgaggaagaggagggtgacaGTGGGGAAGAGGCCACTGAAGACAGTAATGATTATGAGGAAAATGAGgggcagaagaaaaaggagaaaagagtgGAAAAAGTTAGTGTTGCACAAAGGAGAACAAGGAGAGctgcatctgctgcagcagccacaacttccccaCCACCCAGAGCTACAAGGGGTCGTAGAAAGAGTGTGGAGCCCCCCAAGCGTAAGAAGAAAGCTGCAAAGGAGCCCAAGGCACCTGTGCAGAAATCAAAGTGTGAAGAGAAGGAGACTTTAACCTGTGAGAAGTGCCCCAGGGTGTTTAACACACGCTGGTACCTGGAGAAGCACATGAACGTCACTCACAGGCGCATGCAGATCTGCGACAAATGTGGGAAGAAATTTGTTCTAGAAAGTGAGCTGTCCCTTCACCAGCAAACagactgtgaaaaaaatatccag TGCGTTTCCTGTAATAAATCATTCAAGAAGCTCTGGTCCCTCCATGAACACACCAAGATTGTCCATGGATatgcagaaaagaaattctCTTGTGAGATCTGTGAAAAAAAGTTCTACACCATGGCCCACGTGCGGAAACACATGGTTG CACACACAAAGGACATGCCATTTACATGTGAAACCTGTGGAAAATCATTCAAACGCAGCATGTCTCTCAAAGTACATTCCCTACAGCATTCTGGAGAGAAACCTTTCAGATGTGAG aacTGTGATGAGAGGTTTCAGTACAAGTACCAGCTGCGTTCCCACATGAGCATCCACATTGGGCACAAACAGTTCATGTGCCAGTGGTGTGGCAAGGACTTCAACATGAAACAGTACTTTGATGAGCACATGAAAACACACACTG GAGAGAAGCCCTTTATCTGTGAAATCTGTGGGAAGAGCTTCACCAGCCGCCCCAACATGAAGAGGCACCGCAGGACTCACACCGGGGAGAAGCCCTATCCCTGCGACGTCTGCGGCCAGCGCTTCCGCTTCTCCAACATGCTGAAGGCACACAAGGAGAAGTGCTTCCGTGTCACCAGCCCCGTCAACGTGTCGACTGCTGTCCAGATCCCACTCTCCACCACTTCTCCTGCCACCACAGTCCCTGCTGTGGTCAACGCACCCACCACCCCGACTCCACCCATCAACCTGAACCCAGTGAGCACGCTCCCTCCGCGCCCCATCCCCCACCCCTATTCACACCTTCACCTACACCCTCATCCTCACCATCCACACCACCTCCCAGTCCCCCCGGTTCCTCATTTGCCTCCCCCTCCAGCTCTTTTTAAGAGTGAGCCTTTAAATCACAGAGGCCAGAGTGAGGACAGCTTTCTGCGACacctggcagaaaaaaacagttcagcACAGCACCACTAA